GCATGAAGCCCTTTAGCAAACCCGTATCTTCTAGTAGTTTATACTGAATATTTAAAAACTCAGTTCCATGAATTTTCACTAAAACTACGCTTTAAAGTATTTCTTACAACTCTAAAGATTTAGACTAACTCCGTCATTTGATAAACCGGTATAGGCTATGTGAATCGTAATCGATGAGATTTACAGTTGGTCGCTCAAAGATTATTgtaagttattttgaaaaatattattgttgatacATCGATAAATTGAGACAGTGTCATCCACtttctttgtaataatattagatTCAAAATTAATCCTAATAATAAACTAAAATGTCCGAATGGAGATCAGAAgctgaaattcaatttcaacattATAATGATCTCAGAGTATTTTTTCAGTTTGCTTACTACAGGCTACTATACTCTACATTGATTTTACTTCATACTTGCTTCAAATTGGACAAATCCGAACTCTATCAACAGTAATGTGCTcacaatagattttttttttaatttttaaaattattttcgtAGCCTATTTTTCCCCACTTTCTAATAATGAGTGAGATTAATATCAGTGATGATATGGTCTCAAATAtagtatttaattattcattgaataattttgaataaaaatgaaataccaCATAGGCCCTACTTGGATATCATGAAAACATTAAtacaaagaaataattttgagaaatttaCGATCTTtgtatattaattattgtatgaataccTTTTGTTTCCTAACCTATTCAGTGAATAAGAACAAGACAATTGAGAAAGTTTTTTTAAATGCAGAAAATCAACTAGTTTAAGTAAAACATTTAAATGCTAATGTAGGCTAAAGTTAATATGGTAAACCGACTATACGCAGAGTTATACGTTCAAGCAAAGAAGTATCATGAATTAATAGGGTTTTAATAACTATAGTAGGTTTTAATAATAGAGCAAATAAAAACTTATTGacatttcaaaatataaaatatataatatatttcataaaaGAAATGCACTAGTCTCTCATGCGATTAATATAAACACTTTAAAACAGTTTAAGGAATATTTCATTCaaggaaatttttaattttatattttcattcgttTTCATGAATGACGTTCTAAAAATTGGATGACAGTATCTTAGATGGCGATTTCAGCTCCATGTAAAATTTATAACAAGACGAAACGTTTCCccctattaatttttttatcgaTACTGTAGCAAATAATTTATAGAGGTTAATTTCTGACAAAAATGTTAACGAACTAACTTTCCCTGGAAAAAACTGTAGGTCTTTCGAGAAAATTAACTATTTGGTCTAGAAATCCTATAACGTTCTTATTTTGAGATgctgattaataattttgtgatAGAGATGAGGAAAGCTGCATGTTAAATATCGGAAAGAGGTCAGCGATAAGAAAAAACAAGCAGATTGTATCAGGTCAAAGTGTGAACAGCATAATGGCAGCAGTGTTTGATAGTGATTGATAAACGTTTCAGATCCCATCCAAGGAAAATaacatatttataatcattGGTAGCTTGTTAGTTGTCAGTCAGTGATATTCTGCAACGTTCGTTTGACACAGTGATCATGAAACTATTTTGTAGTGTCTTTTTGTTTGTGTTAATAACTCATGAACAAGAATTTGTTCATGGTATGAAGGTGAGCAAATGGGGAATTATCAATGATTTAAGTAGATTGACAATGTCATTGCGAGATCTATTTCAAGAATCAATGACAATGATTGAGAGTGACGATATTCATGTGCTACCAGATATCAAGCACACGTACAAGCATACTTTGAGAAATAAAACTGGAACAGTGATGTTCAGGGCCTACAATGGTTATCTCACAGGATTGTCAGCGGATGTAGTGAACTGCACGGAGAAAAATCAACTGCGACGGTTAACCATGACTAGGGAAGCGGACAGCAAGAAGGAAATGTTCACTTGTGGCGACTGCATTGTCCTGGAGGGAGAACAAATTAGGTATCTGTTCGAGTCTTACTTTGACGACATCGAAACGCATGGAGACATCTACGATAATTCAATTAGATACTGGGTCAGTTTCCAGATGACATTAGATTCGAATTCAACCAGTTCAACCAATGACGATTGTGGCATGAACTTGGAATCACTGCAAGTCCGCCTTGACATGGACAATCATCCCTGGAAACTCCAACCTAAAATTCGAACCTTGGGCAGAATGAACTTCATTGTCGACAATTTCAATTCATGGTTTATTGATCATTTCAACGTGACAGTCTCCAACAATCTGCAGAAGGCTCTCTCACATGCATTGAGATTCACAGCAAGTACGCACTTCATGTGTGatgaatttctatcattttaATGGATATTCATTCCCagatttgttcaatttattgataaatatattgtatgtagattcatttattattagtCATTCAAAAAATCTTTTCATTCTAAGGAATATCCTACTAATACAGTTTAATAAAACTTGAACTCAgaattttctaattttgaatataataaacattcattcatttctttgGATTTGCTTCTAAGAtgcaaaataaatatattataaatttgaaaaatatttcacatcTATTTGCTGTTTCACGGCTTTGAACGTCATTctgaaatcattaaaatatgcaaattatttttcaaataaatttggatATACATGTTTTTGCAAATCTATTTCGATTTACCTTTGCTAAGAAcaataaaagaatattatttgaatctgTTCGTATTTATTGAACGAATGCAGCGTGTTTCTACTGATGACTAAGAGCCTCAAGTCGTTGTCCGTGGGTTTGTGAGATTGTTTGTGTGCTTGTTCGACGATTAC
Above is a window of Nilaparvata lugens isolate BPH chromosome 4, ASM1435652v1, whole genome shotgun sequence DNA encoding:
- the LOC120351119 gene encoding uncharacterized protein LOC120351119, with translation MKLFCSVFLFVLITHEQEFVHGMKVSKWGIINDLSRLTMSLRDLFQESMTMIESDDIHVLPDIKHTYKHTLRNKTGTVMFRAYNGYLTGLSADVVNCTEKNQLRRLTMTREADSKKEMFTCGDCIVLEGEQIRYLFESYFDDIETHGDIYDNSIRYWVSFQMTLDSNSTSSTNDDCGMNLESLQVRLDMDNHPWKLQPKIRTLGRMNFIVDNFNSWFIDHFNVTVSNNLQKALSHALRFTASTHFMCDEFLSF